A portion of the Halalkalicoccus tibetensis genome contains these proteins:
- the gyrB gene encoding DNA topoisomerase (ATP-hydrolyzing) subunit B, whose translation MSEQSEYGAGQIQVLEGLEAVRTRPAMYIGSTDSSGLHHLVYEVVDNAIDEALAGYCDTIGVTIHEDDSVSVSDDGRGIPVDTHAEYDRPALEVILTVLHAGGKFDSKSYQVSGGLHGVGVSVVNALSERLEAEVRRDGAVWTHGFDYGAPDGDIERVRELKEDEETGTTVRFWPDEEIFDDVEFDASTLETRIRELAFLNPGVEITLTDERDGSQSQFKYDGGIREFVEYLNETRTPLHDDVLYIADEEQDIQVEVAMQATDELQGSIHAFANNISTREGGTHLTGFKTALTRIVNDYANEQGLLDDIDENLRGEDIREGLTAVISIKHPDPQFEGQTKTKLGNSEVRGIVESAMHEGLSTYFEEHPDTAQAVIRKAVEAAKARKAAKQAEELTRRKSALESTALPGKLADCQTRDPTEAELFVVEGDSAGGSAKQGRAREFQAILPLSGKILNVEKHRLDRVLENDEIRDLITAIGAGVGEEFDLEESRYRKVVIMTDADVDGAHIRTLLLTLLYRHMRPLVEAGYVYAAQPPLYRLRYGGETREAMTEAEREGIIEEHGAPDRIQRFKGLGEMNPDQLWETTMNPENRVLKRVTIEDAAAADRMFSVLMGDAVEPRKQFIQDHAKEAEWVDI comes from the coding sequence ATGTCCGAGCAGAGTGAATACGGAGCCGGGCAGATTCAGGTGTTAGAGGGGCTCGAAGCCGTTCGCACCCGTCCGGCGATGTATATCGGGTCTACCGATTCTAGCGGGCTGCATCACCTCGTCTACGAGGTCGTCGACAACGCGATCGACGAGGCGCTCGCGGGGTACTGTGACACCATCGGGGTAACCATCCACGAGGACGACTCGGTGAGCGTCAGCGACGACGGTCGTGGGATCCCGGTCGACACCCACGCCGAGTACGACCGACCCGCCCTCGAGGTGATCCTGACGGTGCTCCACGCCGGCGGGAAGTTCGACTCGAAGTCCTACCAAGTCTCCGGGGGCCTCCACGGCGTCGGCGTGAGCGTGGTCAACGCCCTCTCCGAACGCCTCGAGGCCGAGGTGCGTCGGGACGGCGCGGTCTGGACCCATGGGTTCGACTACGGCGCGCCCGACGGCGACATCGAGCGGGTCCGGGAGCTCAAGGAGGACGAGGAGACGGGGACCACCGTTCGGTTCTGGCCCGACGAGGAGATCTTCGACGACGTCGAGTTCGACGCCTCGACGCTCGAGACGCGCATCCGGGAGCTGGCTTTCCTCAACCCCGGCGTCGAGATCACGCTCACCGACGAGCGCGACGGCAGCCAGTCGCAGTTCAAGTACGACGGCGGGATCCGGGAGTTCGTCGAGTACCTCAACGAGACGCGCACGCCGCTTCACGACGACGTCCTCTACATCGCCGACGAGGAACAGGACATCCAGGTCGAAGTGGCAATGCAGGCGACCGACGAGCTCCAGGGTTCGATCCACGCCTTCGCGAACAACATCAGCACCCGCGAGGGCGGCACCCACCTGACGGGCTTCAAAACGGCCCTCACGCGGATCGTCAACGACTACGCCAACGAGCAGGGGCTGCTCGACGACATCGACGAGAACCTCCGGGGCGAGGACATCCGCGAGGGGCTGACCGCGGTGATCTCGATCAAACACCCCGACCCGCAGTTCGAGGGGCAAACGAAGACCAAGCTGGGCAACAGCGAGGTCCGCGGGATCGTCGAAAGTGCGATGCACGAGGGGTTAAGCACCTACTTCGAGGAGCACCCCGACACCGCCCAGGCGGTCATCCGCAAGGCGGTCGAGGCCGCCAAGGCCCGCAAGGCCGCCAAACAGGCCGAGGAGCTCACCCGCCGGAAATCGGCGCTCGAATCGACGGCGCTGCCCGGGAAGCTCGCGGACTGTCAGACCCGCGACCCGACCGAGGCCGAGCTGTTCGTCGTCGAGGGTGACTCGGCGGGCGGCAGCGCCAAGCAGGGTCGCGCACGGGAGTTCCAGGCGATCCTCCCCCTCTCCGGGAAGATCCTCAACGTCGAGAAACACCGCCTCGATCGCGTGCTCGAGAACGACGAGATCCGCGACCTGATCACCGCGATCGGCGCGGGCGTCGGCGAGGAGTTCGACCTCGAGGAGTCGCGCTACCGGAAGGTCGTCATCATGACCGACGCGGACGTCGACGGGGCGCACATCCGCACGCTGCTGTTGACGCTTCTCTATCGGCACATGCGCCCGCTGGTCGAGGCCGGCTACGTGTATGCCGCCCAGCCGCCGCTCTACCGGCTTCGCTACGGCGGGGAGACCCGCGAGGCGATGACCGAGGCCGAACGCGAGGGGATCATCGAGGAGCACGGCGCGCCGGACCGGATCCAGCGCTTCAAGGGGCTGGGCGAAATGAACCCCGATCAGCTCTGGGAGACGACGATGAACCCCGAGAACCGGGTGCTGAAGCGCGTCACTATCGAGGACGCCGCCGCCGCCGACCGGATGTTCTCGGTGCTGATGGGCGACGCCGTCGAGCCGCGAAAGCAGTTCATCCAGGACCACGCGAAGGAGGCCGAATGGGTCGATATATAG
- a CDS encoding ZIP family metal transporter — protein MDPLLTVLLVSILAGCATGLGALPILFADSVSHRAYDAALGLAAGIMFGAAVFALIVPGMEIGSLAEVLAGILLGGLFLLAANRAIPHVHLRVNGRRADERDAEIAPEDADTIRRALLVGGSITIHNVPEGLAIGIAFGSGLDAVGIALAIAIAIQNVPDGFAMAVPASQTGLSDARTILYTTLSGGVPEPIAAVAGFALVSVVTQLFPLAAGFAAGTMIAVISREMIPQSHGHGFADEATLTFLAGFAIMLFVDTALAV, from the coding sequence ATGGACCCTCTACTGACGGTTCTCCTCGTCTCGATTCTGGCCGGCTGTGCGACCGGGCTGGGCGCGCTGCCGATCCTCTTTGCGGACAGCGTCTCCCACCGGGCCTACGACGCCGCGCTCGGGCTGGCCGCCGGGATCATGTTCGGCGCGGCGGTCTTCGCGCTGATCGTTCCGGGCATGGAGATCGGCTCGCTCGCGGAGGTGCTCGCCGGGATCCTGCTGGGCGGGCTGTTCCTGCTGGCCGCGAACCGGGCGATCCCCCACGTCCACCTCCGGGTCAACGGCCGGCGCGCCGACGAGCGCGACGCCGAGATCGCGCCTGAGGACGCCGACACCATCCGAAGGGCCCTCCTCGTCGGTGGCTCGATCACGATCCACAACGTCCCCGAGGGGCTGGCGATCGGTATCGCCTTCGGCAGCGGGCTCGACGCGGTCGGGATCGCGCTGGCGATCGCCATCGCCATCCAGAACGTCCCCGACGGCTTCGCGATGGCCGTGCCGGCGAGCCAGACGGGACTCTCGGACGCGAGGACGATCCTCTACACCACCCTCTCGGGCGGGGTCCCGGAGCCGATCGCCGCCGTCGCGGGGTTCGCGCTCGTCTCGGTCGTCACCCAGCTGTTCCCCCTCGCGGCGGGGTTCGCCGCCGGGACGATGATCGCCGTCATCTCCCGCGAGATGATCCCCCAGAGTCACGGCCACGGTTTCGCCGACGAGGCCACCCTCACCTTCCTCGCCGGCTTCGCGATCATGCTGTTCGTCGACACCGCGCTCGCGGTCTGA
- a CDS encoding DNA topoisomerase VI subunit B, whose protein sequence is MTSLQSTLGDEQGIADELAANQREISIAEFFEKNKHMLGFDSGARGLVTAVKEAVDNALDATEEAGILPDIYVEIEEVGDYYRLVVEDNGPGITKEQIPKVFGKLLYGSRFHAREQSRGQQGIGISAAVLYSQLTSGKPARITSRTQGSSEAEYFELIIDTDTNEPEISREETTSWDRPHGTRIELEMEANMRARGQLRDYIKHTAVVNPHARIELHEPNDSFKAERATDQLPAETEEIRPHPHGVELGTVIKMLGATDSHSLSGFLQEEFTRVGRKTADKVLDNFRDRYFGREMAWEPPAEDEIADAVSEATTNKAADAIEAFANGIAERVAARDSLAHHELEGVVAAVADEISVEHGTFGETAREKAVAAVWSAVTEHREEECRRLVDGATSTHKDAATIEALAGRIAAKFDDGGRHRLTRSALAEYVDRAADMTQERDDVAIGETARENVVEAFWSAMRTVPDDVPLAREVASDRNTARDLVDAMRETDIIAPPTDCLAPITDELVEAGLRKEFDAEFYAAATRDADVHGGDPFIVEAGIAYGGDIPAEGSIDVMRFANRVPLVYQRGACATTDVVKSIGWRNYGLDQPGDTGLPNGPAVVMVHVASTNVPFTSESKDAIANVPAIEDEIELAIREAARELKSYLSKQRSIAKRRKKQDVLAQILPEMAEKVAEVTGRESPNIDAALARIMNNVQVSRAAENGTVKLVVENHSSTAEELDVTDIVSAEPSDLSEGTVIEMDGEWFVKWSPTISAGETATLEYSVDGEATFDLDVSGVETAKLTVDE, encoded by the coding sequence ATGACGTCGCTCCAGTCGACGCTCGGCGACGAGCAGGGGATCGCCGACGAGCTCGCTGCAAACCAGCGGGAGATCTCCATCGCCGAGTTCTTCGAGAAGAACAAGCACATGCTCGGGTTCGACAGCGGGGCCCGGGGGCTGGTCACCGCCGTCAAGGAGGCCGTCGACAACGCGCTGGACGCCACCGAGGAGGCGGGCATCCTCCCCGACATCTACGTCGAGATCGAGGAGGTCGGCGACTACTACCGGCTGGTCGTCGAGGACAACGGTCCCGGCATCACCAAGGAGCAGATCCCGAAGGTGTTCGGGAAGCTGCTCTACGGCTCGCGCTTTCACGCCCGCGAGCAATCCCGCGGCCAGCAGGGGATCGGCATCTCCGCCGCAGTCCTCTACAGCCAGCTCACCAGCGGGAAGCCCGCACGGATCACCTCCCGAACCCAGGGCTCGAGCGAGGCCGAGTACTTCGAGCTGATCATCGACACCGACACCAACGAGCCCGAGATCAGCAGGGAGGAGACCACCTCCTGGGACCGCCCCCACGGGACGCGCATCGAGCTCGAGATGGAGGCGAACATGCGCGCTCGCGGCCAGCTCCGGGACTACATCAAACACACCGCGGTCGTCAACCCCCACGCCCGGATCGAGCTCCACGAGCCGAACGACTCGTTCAAGGCCGAACGGGCGACCGACCAGCTCCCCGCCGAGACCGAGGAGATCCGCCCCCACCCCCACGGCGTCGAGCTCGGGACGGTCATCAAGATGCTCGGGGCGACCGACTCCCATTCGCTGTCAGGGTTCCTCCAGGAGGAGTTCACCCGCGTCGGGAGGAAGACCGCCGACAAAGTGCTCGACAACTTCCGGGACCGTTACTTCGGCCGCGAGATGGCCTGGGAGCCGCCCGCCGAGGACGAGATAGCGGACGCCGTGAGCGAGGCGACGACGAACAAGGCCGCCGACGCCATCGAGGCGTTCGCGAACGGGATCGCCGAGCGCGTGGCCGCCCGCGACAGCCTCGCCCACCACGAGCTCGAAGGGGTCGTCGCGGCGGTCGCCGACGAGATCAGCGTCGAACACGGCACCTTCGGCGAGACCGCCCGCGAGAAGGCCGTCGCGGCGGTCTGGAGCGCGGTCACTGAACACCGCGAGGAGGAGTGCCGTCGCCTGGTCGATGGCGCGACGAGCACCCACAAGGACGCGGCGACGATCGAGGCCCTCGCGGGGCGGATCGCCGCGAAGTTCGACGACGGCGGGCGCCACCGGCTGACCCGTTCGGCTCTCGCGGAGTACGTCGACCGCGCGGCGGACATGACCCAGGAGCGCGACGACGTGGCGATCGGCGAAACCGCCCGCGAGAACGTCGTCGAGGCGTTCTGGTCGGCCATGCGGACGGTCCCCGACGACGTGCCGCTCGCCCGCGAGGTCGCGAGCGACCGCAACACCGCCCGCGACCTGGTCGATGCGATGCGCGAGACCGACATCATCGCCCCGCCGACGGACTGCCTGGCGCCGATCACCGACGAGCTGGTCGAAGCGGGCCTGCGAAAGGAGTTCGACGCGGAGTTCTACGCCGCGGCGACCCGGGACGCCGACGTCCACGGCGGCGACCCGTTCATCGTCGAGGCGGGGATCGCCTACGGCGGCGACATCCCCGCCGAGGGGTCGATCGACGTGATGCGCTTCGCGAACCGCGTCCCGCTGGTCTACCAGCGCGGGGCGTGTGCGACCACCGACGTGGTCAAATCGATCGGCTGGCGCAACTACGGGCTGGACCAGCCCGGCGACACCGGCCTGCCGAACGGTCCCGCGGTCGTGATGGTCCACGTCGCCTCGACGAACGTCCCGTTCACCAGCGAGTCGAAGGACGCCATCGCGAACGTCCCCGCCATCGAGGACGAGATCGAGCTCGCGATCCGTGAGGCCGCCCGCGAGCTGAAGTCCTACCTCTCGAAGCAGCGTTCGATCGCCAAACGCCGGAAGAAACAGGACGTACTGGCACAGATCCTGCCCGAGATGGCCGAGAAGGTCGCGGAGGTGACCGGGAGGGAATCGCCGAACATCGATGCGGCGCTCGCCCGGATCATGAACAACGTCCAGGTCTCGCGCGCCGCCGAGAACGGGACGGTGAAGCTGGTCGTCGAGAACCACTCGAGCACCGCCGAGGAGCTCGACGTCACTGACATCGTCTCCGCGGAGCCGAGCGACCTCTCGGAGGGAACAGTGATAGAAATGGACGGCGAGTGGTTCGTCAAGTGGTCGCCCACGATATCGGCGGGCGAGACGGCGACCCTGGAGTACAGCGTGGACGGGGAGGCGACGTTCGACCTCGACGTGAGCGGGGTCGAGACCGCGAAACTCACGGTAGACGAATGA
- a CDS encoding DNA topoisomerase IV subunit A, which translates to MSTDTPHDAREQLIELAAEFYDQFAEGDIPEMTLPTRTKSNIEYDEDSQVWVYGDRTSTRSANSVRGARKLLKAIYTIEFLADQLGEDRSSTLRELYYLSESWDNEEAQFNDQDESNQLIEDLEIVSEVTREDFHMRPEESGATIMGPLELREQTRRGERVIHCQEDVGEGGYQIPNNPDTIEFLENDADFVLCVETGGMRDRLVENGFDEEYNVIVVHLKGQPARATRRITKRLHDELDLPVTVFTDCDPWSYRIYGSVAYGSIKSAHLSEYLATPQAQFVGIQPEDIVEYDLPTDPLSDSDVNALENELEDPRFQTDYWEEQIELQLEIGKKAEQQALASRGLDFVTETYLPERLEAMDVL; encoded by the coding sequence ATGAGCACGGACACACCACACGACGCGCGAGAACAGCTGATCGAACTGGCGGCGGAGTTCTACGACCAGTTCGCGGAGGGGGACATCCCCGAGATGACGCTCCCGACGCGGACGAAGAGCAACATCGAGTACGACGAGGACTCGCAGGTTTGGGTCTACGGCGACCGGACGAGCACCCGATCGGCGAACTCGGTCCGGGGGGCTCGCAAGCTCCTGAAGGCGATCTACACGATCGAGTTCCTCGCCGACCAGCTCGGCGAGGACCGCTCCTCGACGCTGCGTGAGCTGTACTACCTCTCGGAGAGCTGGGACAACGAGGAGGCGCAGTTCAACGACCAGGACGAGTCCAACCAGCTGATCGAGGACCTCGAGATCGTCTCGGAGGTCACCCGCGAGGACTTCCACATGCGCCCCGAGGAGTCGGGCGCGACGATCATGGGGCCTCTGGAGCTGCGCGAGCAGACCCGGCGGGGCGAGCGGGTGATCCACTGCCAGGAGGACGTCGGCGAGGGCGGTTATCAGATCCCGAACAACCCTGACACGATCGAGTTCCTCGAGAACGACGCCGACTTCGTCCTCTGTGTCGAGACCGGCGGGATGCGCGACCGGCTCGTCGAGAACGGCTTCGACGAGGAGTACAACGTGATCGTCGTCCACCTCAAGGGCCAGCCCGCCCGCGCGACCCGACGGATCACCAAACGGCTCCACGACGAGCTCGACCTTCCCGTCACCGTCTTTACCGACTGTGACCCGTGGTCCTACCGGATCTACGGCTCGGTCGCCTACGGCTCGATCAAGTCCGCGCACCTCTCGGAGTACCTCGCGACGCCCCAGGCGCAGTTCGTCGGCATCCAGCCCGAGGACATCGTCGAGTACGACCTCCCGACCGACCCCCTGTCGGACTCGGACGTCAACGCCCTCGAGAACGAGCTCGAGGACCCCCGGTTCCAGACCGACTACTGGGAGGAACAGATCGAGCTCCAGCTCGAGATCGGGAAGAAGGCCGAACAGCAGGCGCTCGCCTCCCGTGGGCTCGACTTCGTCACCGAGACCTACCTGCCCGAACGGCTCGAGGCGATGGACGTCCTCTAA
- a CDS encoding zinc ribbon domain-containing protein yields MSGSTAPNFCSRCGTRLGAGDAYCSQCGTAIGESGEFRGRTARRDGRGEFRQQLDAMVAEGWEIEGEYDDRVVLVDRGIGSIGLHVLLLLFTGGVGNLLYGWYSYSMNAERVELRADGTRRRLSGPSDAEADIDRDVLDWGFSVLLATLLLFLGLMVLATSGSVAAGTIGLICLLGAVAVLPPARRRLAARRSVGTFGRVRGTDERVIERPETPCSACASPIEQGVERRYGERTYLAGIPLWTHEHGRNAYCRRCAAGDSSDEGRENYSGETDTTVRNDPV; encoded by the coding sequence ATGAGCGGTTCGACGGCGCCGAACTTCTGTTCGCGATGCGGAACGCGTCTCGGGGCCGGGGACGCCTACTGCTCGCAGTGTGGCACGGCCATCGGTGAATCGGGCGAGTTCCGTGGACGGACGGCACGGCGCGACGGTCGCGGGGAGTTCCGCCAGCAGCTCGACGCGATGGTCGCCGAGGGCTGGGAGATCGAGGGCGAGTACGACGACCGGGTCGTCCTGGTGGACCGCGGGATCGGATCGATCGGGCTCCACGTTCTCTTGCTGTTGTTCACGGGCGGAGTCGGCAACCTCCTCTACGGGTGGTACAGCTACTCGATGAACGCCGAACGGGTCGAACTCCGGGCCGACGGGACGCGCCGCCGGCTGAGCGGGCCGAGCGACGCCGAAGCCGACATCGACCGGGACGTGCTCGACTGGGGGTTCAGCGTCCTGCTCGCGACGCTGCTCCTGTTTCTGGGCCTGATGGTGCTCGCGACGAGCGGATCGGTGGCCGCCGGAACGATCGGGCTGATCTGCCTCCTCGGGGCCGTCGCGGTCCTTCCGCCGGCCCGACGCCGCCTGGCCGCACGCCGATCGGTCGGCACGTTCGGCCGGGTTCGCGGGACCGACGAGCGGGTGATCGAACGGCCCGAGACGCCCTGTTCGGCCTGTGCCTCGCCGATCGAGCAGGGCGTCGAGCGGCGCTACGGCGAGCGGACGTATCTCGCGGGGATCCCGCTGTGGACCCACGAACACGGCCGGAACGCCTACTGCCGTCGCTGTGCGGCCGGCGACTCGTCGGACGAAGGTCGTGAGAACTACAGCGGCGAGACGGACACGACGGTCAGAAACGACCCGGTTTAG
- a CDS encoding amphi-Trp domain-containing protein, translating into MAEKTLHEERMSRADVATQLRRLADELDSGEDEGEDGGTEGAGGIEVPVGNKRVRLTPPEEIGYEIGVREGSSVLRGNRETVSLTLDWKPR; encoded by the coding sequence ATGGCAGAGAAGACCCTGCACGAGGAACGGATGAGCCGGGCGGACGTCGCGACACAGCTGCGGCGGCTCGCCGACGAGCTCGACTCCGGCGAGGACGAGGGAGAGGACGGCGGAACGGAGGGCGCTGGCGGGATCGAGGTCCCGGTCGGCAACAAGCGCGTCCGGCTCACCCCGCCCGAGGAGATCGGCTACGAGATCGGCGTCCGCGAGGGCTCCTCGGTGCTGCGGGGGAACCGGGAGACCGTCTCCCTGACGCTCGACTGGAAGCCCCGTTAG
- a CDS encoding AI-2E family transporter, whose translation MEYDRGVGRRIGLGLVVFGLFLIAAYVIEAFIAVVVFAVFLYYSVRPIHRFLRRFGIPQRLRALLAILLFGIPFLILLVYTVAIIVIEVQALVEAYDIQDQVLSQGLEEFDIAALDLDTLQEAIAGAGAQGSIFAALFSLSGALSVVSSAIVQLLILVVLTYYMLVDGPRLRAWVLTNFDDTGIIREFFDEADPELSMTLFGNIVNVFVTAIVGVIVFFTYNFFVPETVQVPFPGLFAALAGIGSLIPVIGIKLVYIPVGIGLAAAAFAAGQTGLLIYVGAFFLAAGVFVDFIPDFFIRALISGDNTHTGLLLVSYIVGPTVFGFYGLFFLPILLILLINATHVLLPYVLWGEDTPAHQTTLGDFGGPDQRPPSMAGSRTEGTSPVVETED comes from the coding sequence ATGGAGTACGACCGCGGGGTAGGGCGCCGGATCGGGCTCGGACTGGTCGTGTTCGGGCTGTTTCTCATTGCCGCCTACGTCATCGAGGCGTTCATCGCGGTCGTCGTGTTCGCGGTCTTCCTCTACTACTCGGTGCGGCCGATCCACCGCTTCCTCCGACGGTTCGGGATCCCACAACGCCTCCGAGCGCTCCTCGCGATCCTCCTCTTCGGGATCCCCTTCCTGATCCTGCTGGTCTATACGGTCGCGATCATCGTCATCGAGGTCCAGGCGCTCGTCGAGGCCTACGACATCCAGGACCAGGTGCTGAGCCAGGGCCTCGAGGAGTTCGACATCGCCGCACTGGACCTCGATACGCTTCAGGAGGCGATCGCCGGCGCGGGCGCACAGGGCTCGATCTTCGCCGCGCTGTTCAGCCTCTCGGGGGCGCTGAGCGTCGTCAGCAGCGCGATCGTCCAGCTGCTGATCCTCGTAGTGCTGACCTACTACATGCTCGTCGACGGGCCGCGGCTGCGGGCGTGGGTTCTCACGAACTTCGACGACACGGGGATCATCCGGGAGTTCTTCGACGAGGCCGACCCCGAGCTCTCGATGACGCTCTTCGGCAACATCGTCAACGTGTTCGTCACCGCGATCGTCGGCGTGATCGTCTTCTTCACGTACAACTTCTTCGTTCCGGAAACCGTTCAGGTGCCGTTTCCCGGCCTGTTCGCCGCGCTCGCCGGGATCGGAAGCCTGATCCCCGTCATCGGGATCAAGCTCGTCTACATCCCCGTCGGGATCGGGCTCGCGGCCGCCGCGTTCGCCGCCGGACAGACCGGCCTGCTGATCTACGTCGGGGCCTTCTTCCTCGCCGCGGGGGTCTTCGTCGACTTCATCCCCGACTTCTTCATCCGCGCGCTGATCAGCGGCGACAACACCCACACCGGGCTGTTGCTCGTCAGCTACATCGTCGGGCCGACGGTCTTCGGCTTCTACGGGCTGTTCTTCCTCCCGATCCTGCTGATCCTCCTGATCAACGCGACCCACGTCCTGCTGCCGTACGTGCTGTGGGGCGAGGACACCCCCGCCCACCAGACGACCCTCGGCGACTTCGGCGGACCGGACCAGCGGCCGCCGTCGATGGCCGGGAGCCGGACCGAGGGGACGTCGCCGGTGGTCGAGACCGAGGACTAA
- the psmB gene encoding archaeal proteasome endopeptidase complex subunit beta has product MRTPNELELSDSLVSSPGQADPYEPELGTLPDAELPEGADAAELKTGTTTVGLRAEDGVVMATDMRASLGNMVSSKTVQKVEDVHPTGALTIAGSVSAAQSLIRTLRAEVNLYDARQGEDMSMTALSTLTSNLLRSGGFFIVVPVLGGVDDDGPHIYSLDALGGTTEEAYAVSGSGSQFALGVLEQDYEEDLSVEEARDVAIRSVGSAVERDTASGNGINIATITEDEVEIERYEEFEGVDDIQSGR; this is encoded by the coding sequence ATGCGAACACCGAACGAACTAGAGCTCTCCGACTCGCTCGTCTCCAGTCCCGGCCAGGCGGACCCCTACGAGCCCGAACTGGGAACGCTGCCCGACGCCGAGCTCCCCGAGGGTGCAGACGCCGCCGAGCTCAAGACCGGAACGACGACGGTCGGCCTGCGCGCCGAGGACGGCGTCGTGATGGCGACCGACATGCGCGCCAGCCTCGGCAACATGGTCTCGAGTAAGACGGTCCAGAAGGTCGAGGACGTCCACCCGACGGGCGCGCTCACCATCGCCGGCTCGGTCTCGGCGGCCCAGTCGCTGATCCGCACCCTCCGCGCGGAGGTCAACCTCTACGACGCCCGCCAGGGCGAGGACATGAGCATGACCGCGCTCTCGACGCTGACGAGCAACCTGCTCCGCAGCGGCGGCTTCTTCATCGTCGTGCCCGTGCTGGGCGGCGTCGACGACGACGGCCCCCACATCTACAGCCTGGACGCGCTCGGGGGCACCACCGAGGAGGCCTACGCCGTCTCGGGCTCGGGCTCGCAGTTCGCGCTGGGCGTGCTCGAACAGGACTACGAGGAGGACCTGAGCGTCGAGGAGGCCCGCGACGTCGCCATCCGAAGCGTCGGCAGCGCCGTCGAACGCGACACCGCCAGCGGCAACGGCATCAACATCGCGACGATCACCGAGGACGAGGTCGAGATCGAGCGCTACGAGGAGTTCGAGGGCGTCGACGACATCCAGAGCGGCCGATAA
- a CDS encoding DUF555 domain-containing protein — translation MNYLVVMEAAWLVRDVEEIDDAIGVAVSEAGKRLNQQEMDYVEVEVGATGCPACGEPFDSAYIAAGTALVGLVLEMTVFNAESEEHAQRIAKSEVGGALRDVPLSVVETIEAEEDE, via the coding sequence ATGAACTATCTGGTAGTGATGGAGGCGGCCTGGTTGGTTCGCGACGTCGAGGAGATCGACGACGCCATCGGCGTCGCGGTCAGCGAGGCCGGCAAGCGTCTCAACCAGCAGGAGATGGACTACGTCGAGGTCGAGGTCGGCGCCACGGGCTGTCCGGCCTGCGGCGAGCCCTTCGACTCGGCGTACATCGCCGCCGGCACCGCGCTGGTCGGTCTCGTCCTGGAGATGACGGTGTTCAACGCCGAGAGCGAGGAGCACGCCCAGCGCATCGCCAAAAGCGAGGTCGGCGGCGCGCTACGTGACGTCCCCCTCTCGGTGGTCGAGACCATCGAGGCCGAGGAGGACGAGTAG
- a CDS encoding CBS domain-containing protein — protein MNLPTPQDLRERRIDLDLTQSALAEQAGVSQPLIARIEGGDVDPRLSTLRRIVEALDEAEGGIVRAGDLMNTEVIHVEPDDAIRDAVARMDEEAYSQLPVLQNGVPVGSISQGDLVHLDAEARDEPVVEHMAESFPTVSREASLDEIGNLLDHYKAVMVTEAGETVGIITEADIAARLS, from the coding sequence ATGAACCTCCCGACGCCACAGGACCTGCGCGAACGCCGGATCGACCTCGATCTGACCCAGAGCGCGCTCGCCGAGCAGGCGGGCGTCTCCCAGCCGCTGATCGCCCGGATCGAGGGCGGGGACGTCGACCCGCGGCTCTCGACGCTCCGGCGGATCGTCGAGGCGCTCGACGAGGCCGAGGGCGGCATCGTGCGCGCGGGCGACCTCATGAACACGGAGGTGATCCACGTCGAGCCCGACGACGCCATTCGCGACGCGGTCGCGAGGATGGACGAGGAGGCCTACTCGCAGCTCCCGGTCCTACAGAACGGTGTTCCCGTCGGCTCGATCAGCCAGGGTGACCTCGTCCACCTCGACGCGGAGGCTCGCGACGAGCCCGTCGTCGAGCACATGGCCGAGAGCTTTCCCACGGTGTCCCGGGAGGCGAGCCTCGACGAGATCGGAAACCTGCTCGACCACTACAAAGCGGTGATGGTGACCGAGGCCGGCGAGACCGTCGGGATCATCACCGAGGCCGACATCGCCGCGCGGCTCTCCTAG